Proteins co-encoded in one Thermomicrobiales bacterium genomic window:
- a CDS encoding TetR/AcrR family transcriptional regulator — MAPDEPTLSGRNPVRTRAAILAAARDLVLDAGQRLSIRHVAELAGVTHGTIYLYFRDKDDLLYQVAESTAHEIVARLRRLPRGIGADEQLRQTFLILSNAALDAPDAFHFIFTLRPARATAAPAMSPLAAVLEAPLVDAVAAVLADGDDIAPAIARALLLSIVGFVEAERAGITTRTELQAIADQTIVLIMAGLRVS, encoded by the coding sequence ATGGCGCCCGACGAGCCGACGCTAAGTGGACGTAATCCCGTCCGAACGCGGGCGGCAATTCTCGCGGCGGCTCGTGACCTGGTGCTCGACGCCGGGCAGCGGCTGTCCATCCGTCACGTTGCCGAGTTGGCTGGCGTCACTCACGGGACGATCTATCTGTACTTCCGTGACAAAGACGATCTGCTCTACCAGGTTGCCGAGTCTACGGCGCACGAGATCGTCGCGCGCCTCCGCCGGCTGCCACGCGGTATCGGCGCTGACGAGCAGCTGCGCCAGACATTTCTCATTCTGTCCAACGCCGCGCTCGATGCGCCGGACGCCTTTCATTTCATCTTCACGCTTCGTCCGGCTCGCGCAACTGCGGCGCCGGCCATGTCCCCGCTCGCGGCCGTGCTCGAAGCGCCTCTGGTCGACGCGGTCGCTGCAGTACTGGCTGATGGCGATGACATCGCGCCGGCAATCGCCCGCGCGCTGCTGCTCAGTATCGTCGGATTCGTCGAGGCCGAGAGAGCCGGGATCACTACGCGCACCGAGCTTCAGGCGATCGCCGATCAGACGATTGTGCTCATCATGGCCGGCCTTCGCGTCAGTTGA
- a CDS encoding DUF1003 domain-containing protein, which produces MANRRGYSYQTPDELSEMVTRVHKGRAYLVHPQVVLHELRSRRSAIGQFNGLLADHIVGLAGTMAFFYLLCGLMMGWGLWQSILDHDHGFDPYPYSFLFFILGGVMQSLFVPTMLTASNRSAERDRVKDEADHLAWSHLYDVNDEQLQILRQVAEWLAQQPEGAAGQTPASESRSIP; this is translated from the coding sequence GTGGCAAACCGGCGCGGATACTCGTACCAGACTCCCGACGAGTTGAGTGAGATGGTCACGCGGGTGCATAAGGGCAGAGCCTACCTCGTGCATCCACAGGTCGTCCTCCACGAGCTTCGATCGCGGCGTTCCGCAATCGGGCAGTTCAATGGCTTGCTCGCCGACCATATCGTCGGGCTTGCCGGAACAATGGCCTTTTTCTACCTCCTGTGTGGGCTGATGATGGGCTGGGGACTCTGGCAAAGCATCCTTGATCACGATCATGGCTTTGACCCCTATCCATACTCGTTCCTGTTCTTCATCCTCGGGGGCGTGATGCAATCGCTCTTCGTCCCGACAATGCTCACGGCTTCAAACCGTTCAGCCGAGCGCGACCGCGTGAAGGATGAAGCCGATCATCTCGCCTGGAGCCATCTCTACGATGTGAACGACGAGCAGCTTCAGATTCTGCGCCAGGTAGCGGAGTGGCTGGCTCAGCAGCCTGAGGGGGCTGCCGGCCAGACGCCAGCTTCTGAATCCCGATCAATTCCGTGA
- a CDS encoding homoserine O-acetyltransferase, with the protein MTSVTPIDAHTHGASSIIAAPGIAWEPSVAQQTIRIATPADPFVTEAGAELDDVVLSYETWGRLSDAGDNAILVFHALTGDSHAAAHPEIPGDRPGWWEPLIGSGRPIDTDRFFVICANTLASCYGSTGPCTLAPDGARWGIRFPAVTVRDQVNANLRLLDLLGIGRLACAIGGSLGGMEAVELATTAPERVARLVVVAASGRFHAQGIAFNEIQRRSIMLDPSWQGGDYGNQQPAGGIALARMVGMLTFQSDESMTMRFGRHPDARYHAWPEFQGRFDIEGYLQYQGDKLATRFDANAYLYLLRAMDSHDIGRERGGLAEASRRISARTLVIGVRSDVLFPTVHVQATAEAITRGGGAARYWELNSPHGHDAFLKDFHRLDAVLRDGVGQPGTRRVARLAEAVETEAAD; encoded by the coding sequence ATGACCAGTGTCACACCGATCGACGCGCATACGCATGGAGCCTCCAGTATCATCGCCGCGCCGGGCATCGCCTGGGAGCCAAGCGTCGCCCAACAGACGATCCGGATTGCGACACCGGCCGATCCGTTTGTCACCGAAGCCGGCGCAGAGCTGGACGATGTCGTCTTGTCGTACGAGACGTGGGGTCGGCTCTCGGACGCGGGTGACAACGCGATCCTCGTCTTCCACGCCCTCACCGGTGACTCACACGCGGCGGCGCATCCGGAGATCCCCGGCGACCGGCCCGGCTGGTGGGAGCCGTTGATCGGCAGCGGCCGGCCGATCGACACGGATCGTTTCTTCGTCATCTGTGCCAACACGCTCGCGTCGTGCTACGGGTCAACCGGGCCGTGCACGCTCGCGCCCGACGGCGCTCGCTGGGGTATTCGTTTCCCGGCCGTTACCGTCCGCGATCAGGTCAACGCGAACCTGAGGTTGCTGGACCTTCTCGGCATTGGCCGGTTGGCCTGCGCGATCGGCGGTTCGCTAGGCGGGATGGAGGCCGTCGAGCTCGCGACAACCGCGCCGGAGCGCGTCGCGCGGCTGGTCGTCGTCGCTGCCTCGGGTAGATTCCACGCACAGGGAATCGCGTTCAACGAGATCCAGCGCCGGTCGATCATGCTCGACCCGAGCTGGCAAGGGGGCGACTATGGCAACCAGCAGCCGGCTGGAGGTATCGCTCTCGCCCGAATGGTCGGAATGCTCACCTTCCAGTCCGACGAGTCGATGACGATGCGGTTTGGCCGGCATCCGGACGCCCGCTATCACGCCTGGCCGGAGTTCCAGGGTCGGTTCGACATCGAGGGCTACCTGCAATACCAGGGAGATAAGCTGGCAACGCGGTTCGACGCGAACGCCTACCTTTATCTCCTTCGGGCGATGGATAGCCATGACATCGGTCGCGAGCGCGGCGGGCTGGCCGAGGCGTCGCGGCGGATTTCCGCCCGGACACTGGTCATCGGGGTGCGGTCGGACGTGCTGTTCCCGACCGTCCACGTTCAGGCAACAGCGGAGGCGATCACCCGAGGCGGCGGCGCTGCCCGGTATTGGGAATTGAACTCGCCGCACGGGCACGACGCATTCCTGAAGGATTTCCACCGGCTCGACGCTGTGCTTCGTGACGGTGTTGGCCAGCCGGGAACCCGACGAGTGGCGCGTCTCGCGGAGGCAGTCGAGACGGAGGCGGCTGATTGA
- a CDS encoding O-acetylhomoserine aminocarboxypropyltransferase/cysteine synthase family protein — protein sequence MAEHNGNGTHEPKPWGFNTRQVHAGQQVDPTTTSRAVPIYQTSSFVFHDADHAARLFGLREFGNIYSRIMNPTNDVLEQRIASLEGGIGALATGSGQAAEAIAIFTFLEAGDEIVSAASLYGGTYNLFAVTLPRLGIVTRFIDPTNLDNFRNAINDRTRAIYIETIGNPKLDVVRIRDVAAIAHEAGLPLIVDNTFASPYLCRPIEHGADIVVHSATKWIGGHGTSIGGVIVDSGKFDWTNGKFPKMEDYIERFGDLAWILRARVEPYRDLGPALAPFNAFLFLQGLETLSLRMDRHCANSQQVAEWLEADPRVSWVTYPGLKSHPDHQVATEQLENGYGAMVVFGVKGGREAGRTLINNVKLFSLLANVGDAKSLIIHPATTTHEQLNEEQQAAAGVAPDLLRLSIGIEDIQDIIDDLDSALDKAVAKKKVAV from the coding sequence ATGGCAGAGCATAATGGAAACGGGACGCACGAGCCGAAGCCGTGGGGGTTCAACACCCGCCAGGTGCACGCCGGCCAGCAGGTCGACCCGACGACGACCTCGCGAGCAGTGCCGATCTACCAGACTTCGTCGTTTGTCTTCCACGACGCCGACCACGCTGCGCGACTGTTCGGGCTGCGGGAATTTGGCAACATCTACTCGCGGATTATGAACCCGACCAACGATGTCCTTGAGCAGCGTATCGCGTCGTTGGAGGGCGGAATCGGCGCGCTAGCGACTGGCTCCGGTCAGGCGGCCGAGGCAATTGCCATCTTTACCTTCCTCGAAGCTGGCGACGAAATCGTCTCGGCTGCCAGCCTCTACGGCGGCACCTACAACCTGTTCGCCGTGACACTGCCGCGACTCGGGATTGTGACGCGCTTCATCGACCCGACCAATCTCGATAACTTCCGCAATGCGATTAACGATCGCACCCGCGCGATCTATATCGAGACGATCGGCAACCCGAAGCTCGATGTCGTCCGTATCCGCGACGTGGCCGCAATCGCGCACGAGGCCGGCCTGCCGCTGATCGTCGATAACACCTTCGCCTCGCCGTACCTCTGCCGACCGATTGAGCATGGCGCGGATATCGTCGTCCACTCGGCGACGAAGTGGATTGGCGGCCACGGCACGTCGATCGGCGGCGTGATCGTCGATTCGGGCAAGTTTGACTGGACCAATGGCAAGTTTCCGAAGATGGAAGACTATATCGAGCGGTTTGGCGATCTTGCCTGGATCCTGCGCGCCCGGGTCGAACCGTACCGCGACCTCGGCCCTGCCCTCGCGCCGTTCAACGCGTTCCTCTTCCTCCAGGGACTCGAGACGCTGTCGCTGCGGATGGATCGCCACTGCGCCAACTCACAACAGGTTGCCGAGTGGCTCGAGGCCGATCCGCGTGTCAGCTGGGTAACCTACCCGGGCCTGAAGAGCCACCCGGATCATCAGGTTGCGACGGAACAGCTCGAGAACGGCTACGGCGCAATGGTCGTCTTCGGTGTGAAGGGCGGTCGCGAGGCCGGCCGAACACTGATCAACAACGTCAAGCTCTTCTCGCTGCTGGCCAACGTCGGTGATGCCAAGTCACTGATCATCCATCCGGCAACGACCACGCACGAGCAGTTGAACGAAGAGCAGCAGGCGGCGGCTGGAGTTGCGCCCGACCTCCTGCGGCTTTCAATCGGCATCGAGGATATCCAGGACATCATCGACGATCTGGATTCCGCGCTCGACAAGGCGGTCGCGAAGAAGAAGGTCGCCGTCTAG
- a CDS encoding homoserine dehydrogenase — protein MSQTIGVAVLGLGTIGSAVADAIANDAASLAATSGIKLRLAGALDRGPHKAERARIDPALVTDDGNALIDDPSVQVVVEVLGRERPAADLMIRALSAGKHVVTANKEAVSKNLPAILSAARDGDAAFLCEACVGGGIPLFAALRQVMATNRIERVRGIVNGTTNFILSAMDAEGASYTDMLAEAQRLGYAEPDPTADVEGFDAAYKLAIVASLMLGRHVQPDEIDRTGITGVTSEQVAEAKAQGGTIRLIASAERLGDTTALRVGPVFVPGDDLFSRVMRNYNAIEIVGNRVGPVLLHGQGAGPSPTSSAILSDIVEAVKTGSAATPRLG, from the coding sequence GTGTCGCAGACGATCGGGGTCGCGGTACTGGGGCTCGGGACGATCGGAAGCGCGGTGGCCGACGCGATCGCCAACGATGCGGCCAGCCTGGCCGCCACGAGTGGCATCAAGCTGCGGCTGGCCGGCGCGCTCGATCGTGGACCGCACAAGGCGGAGCGCGCCCGGATCGATCCGGCACTGGTGACCGACGATGGCAACGCGCTGATCGACGATCCCTCGGTTCAGGTCGTCGTGGAAGTTCTCGGGCGTGAGCGGCCGGCCGCCGACCTGATGATCCGCGCTCTGTCGGCCGGGAAGCATGTCGTCACCGCGAACAAGGAAGCTGTCTCGAAGAATCTTCCGGCCATCCTTTCGGCCGCCCGCGACGGCGACGCGGCATTCCTCTGCGAGGCGTGTGTGGGCGGTGGCATCCCACTCTTTGCCGCTCTCCGGCAGGTGATGGCAACAAACAGGATCGAACGAGTGCGCGGCATCGTGAACGGGACGACGAACTTCATTCTGTCGGCGATGGACGCTGAGGGCGCCAGCTACACCGATATGCTGGCCGAAGCGCAGCGGCTTGGATACGCCGAACCGGATCCGACCGCCGATGTCGAGGGGTTCGACGCTGCCTACAAGCTGGCAATCGTTGCGTCGCTGATGCTCGGTCGCCACGTCCAGCCAGACGAGATCGATCGGACGGGAATCACCGGCGTCACCAGCGAGCAGGTTGCCGAGGCGAAGGCGCAGGGTGGCACGATTCGTCTCATCGCCAGCGCCGAGCGGCTTGGCGATACCACAGCGTTGCGGGTCGGCCCCGTCTTCGTTCCGGGTGATGATCTGTTTTCGCGAGTGATGCGAAACTACAACGCGATCGAAATCGTCGGAAACCGCGTCGGCCCGGTGTTGCTCCATGGCCAGGGCGCCGGCCCGTCCCCAACCTCCAGCGCGATCCTGTCCGACATCGTCGAGGCGGTGAAGACCGGCAGCGCCGCGACCCCGCGGCTGGGGTAG
- the asd gene encoding aspartate-semialdehyde dehydrogenase, with translation MADRIDVAVLGATGSVGQRYVELLAKHPQFRLAELFGSERSAGQRYADVADWRISGAPPEEAVNKVVKHHEEPINSPIVFASLPGGIAREVETRLASEGKAVFSNARDNRMDPDVPLIIPEVNADHARAIDVQRKLRGWDRGCIVTNPNCSTIHLVLALKPIWDAYGIEQAMVTTMQATSGAGYPGVPSLDLIDNVVPYIGGEEEKIESESKKLLGGWMGDEFQYADLRMSAQCNRVPVRHGHLETVNLKLGRKATPEEVIETLRSFRGRPQELGLHSAPETPIIVRDQPDRPQPALDRDVAAGMASVVGRVRECSLFDIKFVVLGHNTIRGAAGASILNAEMMLADGYLRV, from the coding sequence ATGGCAGACAGGATCGATGTGGCGGTGCTCGGAGCGACCGGGAGTGTCGGTCAGCGTTATGTCGAGCTTCTGGCGAAGCATCCGCAGTTTCGGCTGGCCGAGCTATTCGGGAGTGAGCGTAGCGCCGGCCAACGCTATGCCGATGTTGCCGACTGGCGTATCTCGGGCGCGCCGCCGGAAGAGGCGGTGAACAAGGTTGTCAAGCATCATGAGGAGCCGATCAATAGCCCGATTGTCTTCGCCTCGCTTCCTGGCGGGATTGCTCGCGAGGTCGAAACTCGGCTGGCCTCCGAGGGTAAAGCGGTGTTTTCGAATGCCCGGGACAACCGGATGGACCCGGATGTCCCGCTGATCATCCCTGAGGTGAATGCCGACCATGCGCGAGCGATCGACGTTCAACGCAAGCTGCGCGGCTGGGATCGTGGCTGTATCGTGACGAACCCGAACTGCTCCACGATTCACCTTGTGCTGGCGCTCAAGCCGATCTGGGATGCATATGGCATTGAGCAGGCGATGGTGACCACGATGCAGGCGACCTCCGGCGCGGGGTATCCCGGCGTGCCGTCGCTCGACCTGATCGACAATGTCGTTCCCTACATCGGCGGCGAAGAAGAGAAGATCGAGTCGGAGAGCAAGAAGCTGCTCGGCGGCTGGATGGGCGACGAATTCCAGTATGCCGACCTGCGAATGAGCGCCCAGTGCAATCGCGTGCCCGTCCGGCACGGCCACCTGGAGACGGTCAACCTCAAGCTGGGTCGCAAGGCTACGCCGGAGGAGGTTATCGAGACACTGCGGTCGTTCCGCGGCCGGCCACAAGAGCTCGGCCTTCACTCCGCGCCGGAGACTCCGATCATCGTCCGCGACCAGCCGGACCGTCCGCAGCCGGCGCTGGACCGCGATGTTGCCGCCGGGATGGCCTCGGTGGTTGGGCGTGTCCGCGAGTGTTCGCTGTTTGATATCAAGTTTGTCGTCCTCGGCCACAACACGATCCGGGGCGCGGCCGGCGCATCCATCCTCAATGCCGAGATGATGCTGGCCGACGGCTATCTGCGGGTCTGA
- a CDS encoding universal stress protein — MTTVIVPLDGSDRAEQAIPWATALCHRINARLTLISVVEIPVEFGAWSAASAMAVGNELDEWAAERKAYLKDVASKIDGIQIDIVSRIGSPTSEVLSAIGDVEDPFIVMTSHGRTGASRVVMGSAANRIVRDARCPVLVIRSQRETPDVTPSFDRVLVPLDGSEFSEHALDRGLDAIAPGGQSIAVHLLRVIEFLAVRIPGPDIPLDYGLVAEYTEAMQEEATNYLGVVTGRLSEKGVAVTSEVRQGRVSDEILRTAAEQKADLILMSTHGRGGVSRLFFGSVAERVLHESTHPLLLVRPRG, encoded by the coding sequence ATGACAACAGTCATCGTCCCGCTCGACGGGTCGGACCGTGCAGAGCAGGCCATCCCCTGGGCAACAGCGCTTTGCCACAGGATCAACGCCCGGCTGACACTGATCTCAGTCGTTGAGATCCCGGTCGAGTTCGGCGCGTGGAGCGCAGCCAGCGCGATGGCCGTCGGAAACGAGCTCGACGAATGGGCGGCCGAGCGAAAGGCCTACCTCAAGGACGTCGCCAGCAAGATCGACGGTATCCAGATCGATATCGTCAGCCGTATCGGCAGTCCCACCAGCGAGGTTCTTAGCGCAATTGGCGACGTTGAGGACCCGTTCATAGTCATGACGAGCCATGGCAGGACCGGCGCGAGCAGGGTGGTGATGGGAAGCGCCGCGAACCGCATTGTGCGCGACGCACGCTGCCCGGTGCTCGTGATCCGCTCGCAGCGCGAAACGCCGGACGTGACGCCATCCTTCGATCGAGTGCTGGTGCCGCTCGACGGTTCTGAGTTCTCCGAGCATGCTCTCGATCGGGGGCTGGACGCTATCGCTCCAGGCGGCCAGTCGATTGCCGTGCATCTGTTGCGCGTCATCGAGTTTCTCGCCGTCAGAATCCCCGGGCCGGACATCCCTCTTGATTACGGACTCGTCGCCGAATACACAGAGGCGATGCAAGAGGAAGCAACGAACTATCTGGGGGTGGTGACCGGGCGGCTGAGTGAAAAGGGCGTAGCCGTAACGTCGGAGGTGCGTCAGGGTCGGGTCTCTGATGAGATCCTCAGAACTGCCGCGGAGCAAAAAGCTGATCTGATCCTCATGTCCACGCATGGCCGGGGCGGCGTATCGCGTCTCTTCTTCGGCTCGGTTGCCGAGAGGGTGCTCCACGAATCGACGCACCCTCTCCTGCTGGTGCGCCCGCGCGGGTAA
- a CDS encoding CapA family protein: MHRIILTRRSFLRVVAATGATLLAACSGPEEKPDAALGPNAASQPQVGASTQVAKPGQTPSGTKGSGVASPTSGGASDGTMTVRIDGVPEPLLTHASWMRDRFVEHLGAVAAAASDSRADLTIRMAEPGAVDAGLPRLVTDYVAVVSRRLVVRGITSEQLRGLWSGEITDWSALGSPVSQRVVRVKVAESAGPFAVAQADQAVPNRDNLATFMEDEPGVLAIIPAAWVDFRFRTLRLDDISWFRTGDATWPLQVTMVADVDDSRETGLAARAAEAIATVPLHPAVSMTWAGDIIMGRHVHVRMVELGDWAAPFRAIADELTWADVTISNLECSLSDSFETPTDWSTFEFKTDTRAVAGLQLAEIDVLNRANNHSFNFGVVGMDDTTDVLDKAGILHFGMGHTIEESRKAALAKVGGVTYAFLGYNGISDQWDGAEANSPGTNPLIDWLVVEDIKRELAAGHVVIPFFHWGTEYVYDPTEEQRAFAQLAIDNGAAMVMGSHPHWVQAVETYKDKSIVYSLGNFVFDQEWSLETKQGMIADVWMRGDAVLALDLVPVLIEDYHRPRRMSDDEAWPVLQHVWDASDLIRHG; encoded by the coding sequence ATGCATCGAATCATCCTGACACGACGGTCGTTTCTGCGTGTTGTCGCTGCTACTGGCGCAACGTTGCTCGCAGCTTGCAGTGGCCCGGAGGAGAAGCCGGATGCGGCGCTCGGTCCGAATGCCGCGTCGCAGCCACAAGTGGGTGCGTCTACGCAGGTTGCGAAGCCGGGCCAGACGCCATCCGGAACCAAAGGCAGCGGCGTCGCGTCGCCGACTTCGGGCGGCGCGAGCGACGGCACAATGACTGTCCGCATTGACGGCGTCCCCGAACCGTTGTTGACGCATGCGAGCTGGATGCGGGATCGATTCGTCGAGCATCTTGGCGCCGTTGCGGCTGCCGCATCTGACAGTCGCGCAGACCTGACGATCCGTATGGCCGAGCCCGGCGCTGTGGACGCGGGACTGCCGCGGCTAGTGACAGACTATGTTGCGGTCGTGTCTCGTCGGCTGGTGGTCCGGGGAATCACGAGCGAACAGCTTCGCGGGCTTTGGTCTGGCGAGATTACCGACTGGAGCGCGCTCGGTTCTCCAGTGTCGCAAAGGGTCGTGCGGGTGAAGGTGGCGGAATCCGCCGGCCCGTTCGCTGTGGCGCAAGCTGACCAGGCGGTGCCGAACCGCGACAACCTGGCGACCTTTATGGAGGATGAACCAGGCGTGCTGGCGATCATCCCGGCGGCGTGGGTCGATTTTCGATTCCGAACGTTGCGGCTCGATGACATCAGCTGGTTCCGGACGGGTGACGCGACCTGGCCGTTGCAGGTGACGATGGTGGCCGATGTCGATGACTCGCGCGAGACAGGCCTTGCCGCGCGGGCCGCGGAAGCCATCGCAACCGTGCCACTCCATCCGGCCGTGTCGATGACCTGGGCCGGCGACATCATCATGGGCCGTCACGTCCACGTCAGGATGGTCGAGCTTGGTGATTGGGCGGCGCCATTCCGCGCGATCGCCGACGAGCTGACCTGGGCGGATGTGACGATCTCGAACCTGGAATGCTCGCTGTCAGATTCCTTCGAGACGCCGACGGACTGGTCAACATTTGAGTTCAAGACTGATACCCGCGCTGTTGCCGGACTGCAGCTCGCCGAGATCGACGTCCTCAACAGAGCGAACAATCACTCGTTCAACTTCGGCGTCGTCGGTATGGATGACACGACCGATGTCCTCGACAAGGCGGGAATCCTGCACTTTGGCATGGGCCACACCATCGAGGAATCGCGGAAGGCGGCGCTGGCCAAGGTCGGCGGCGTCACCTATGCGTTCCTTGGCTACAACGGGATCAGCGATCAATGGGATGGCGCCGAGGCAAATAGCCCGGGCACGAACCCGCTGATTGACTGGCTCGTTGTCGAAGATATCAAGCGCGAGCTGGCCGCTGGCCACGTCGTCATCCCGTTCTTCCACTGGGGCACCGAGTATGTTTACGATCCGACCGAGGAACAGCGCGCCTTTGCGCAGCTGGCGATCGACAACGGCGCGGCGATGGTCATGGGCTCTCACCCCCACTGGGTTCAGGCCGTCGAGACCTACAAAGACAAGTCGATCGTCTATTCGCTGGGGAACTTCGTCTTCGACCAGGAATGGTCGCTCGAGACCAAGCAGGGGATGATCGCCGATGTCTGGATGCGAGGTGACGCGGTGCTGGCGCTCGATCTCGTCCCGGTGTTGATCGAGGATTATCATCGGCCGCGGCGGATGAGCGATGACGAAGCCTGGCCCGTCCTCCAGCATGTCTGGGACGCGAGCGACCTTATTCGCCACGGCTGA
- a CDS encoding 4Fe-4S binding protein — protein MTYVIAEPCIDVKDASCVEVCPVDCIHSDDNSNQYFINPDECIDCGVCAEVCPVEAIFFEDDLPEQWASFLSLNRQYFDNR, from the coding sequence ATGACCTATGTGATCGCCGAGCCATGCATTGACGTGAAGGACGCCTCCTGCGTCGAGGTCTGCCCCGTCGACTGCATCCACTCGGACGACAATTCGAACCAGTATTTCATCAATCCCGACGAGTGCATCGACTGTGGCGTCTGCGCCGAGGTCTGCCCCGTCGAGGCGATCTTCTTCGAGGATGATCTGCCCGAGCAGTGGGCCAGCTTCCTCAGCCTGAACCGTCAGTACTTCGACAATCGGTAG
- a CDS encoding MFS transporter — MQPTFSDAETPSADNSDKPVPYRTILRRRNVRLLAGSRFTSRMAQTTLSYGAMVHLGQAGASQLGVSLVGSVSYIAPLFFGVQGGAAADTMSKRVALAFGFGMQALLCLLSAVFLTTTVGSLMFLMFMTSLLMVIVIPSMKAAVAIVSTPSEMASVNAVIALVGSVGSALGSTMIAPVLISVSGIDMVLYVAAVLFAVGAIRVFKMDVEHGKPEPGAWRKIDWKPRSISLRMNADWIRDHRSVGTMILTGAIVVALFEAFTTLIPIYVRDVLNANPAHSVYIFAPAGVGFLVATVVAPWVIMRFGERRLAVVALGCVTTGMILFGLIRPIAPFVSIISPLRLLEPFGVHLSKEVLAASVIALPTNFGSTAAGAAVDNFVNRHTPADRQGATFGLKEVQENALALATIIALGVVSNLVGPRIVMIVAPIIVLLPVIWLLRYSFKREDQPMMTRREAFALLTSGEESLPADT; from the coding sequence ATGCAGCCGACCTTTTCGGATGCCGAGACACCCTCGGCAGACAACTCTGACAAGCCAGTCCCATACCGAACGATTCTCCGACGACGCAATGTGCGGTTGCTCGCCGGCTCCCGATTCACCAGCCGGATGGCGCAGACGACACTGAGCTACGGCGCGATGGTTCACCTCGGGCAGGCCGGCGCATCACAGCTCGGCGTCTCGCTCGTCGGCTCCGTGTCCTACATCGCCCCGCTGTTCTTCGGCGTGCAGGGTGGGGCCGCCGCCGACACGATGTCCAAACGAGTTGCGCTCGCGTTCGGGTTCGGCATGCAGGCGCTGCTGTGCCTACTGTCCGCGGTCTTCCTCACAACTACAGTCGGCAGTCTGATGTTCCTCATGTTCATGACCAGCCTGCTGATGGTGATCGTCATACCGAGCATGAAGGCGGCGGTCGCAATTGTCTCGACGCCGTCGGAGATGGCGTCTGTAAACGCGGTCATCGCGCTAGTTGGCTCGGTCGGCTCCGCGCTGGGCTCGACGATGATCGCGCCAGTGCTGATCAGCGTCTCTGGCATCGACATGGTTCTCTACGTCGCCGCTGTCCTGTTTGCAGTCGGCGCAATCCGCGTCTTCAAGATGGACGTTGAACACGGAAAGCCAGAACCCGGCGCCTGGCGGAAAATCGACTGGAAGCCCCGCTCCATCTCGCTTCGCATGAACGCGGACTGGATTCGCGACCACCGCTCGGTGGGGACGATGATCCTGACTGGCGCTATCGTCGTCGCGCTCTTCGAAGCATTCACCACGCTGATCCCGATCTATGTGCGGGATGTGTTGAACGCAAATCCGGCTCATTCGGTCTACATCTTCGCGCCGGCCGGCGTCGGCTTTCTGGTCGCAACTGTTGTGGCGCCCTGGGTCATCATGCGGTTTGGGGAGCGGCGACTCGCGGTCGTTGCCCTCGGTTGCGTGACGACGGGAATGATCCTGTTTGGATTGATCAGGCCGATCGCGCCGTTTGTGTCGATCATCAGCCCCCTCCGGCTCCTCGAGCCATTCGGCGTTCACCTCAGCAAGGAGGTCCTGGCGGCGTCGGTCATCGCACTGCCGACGAATTTTGGCTCGACCGCGGCCGGCGCAGCCGTCGACAACTTCGTCAACCGTCATACGCCAGCCGATCGTCAGGGCGCGACGTTCGGGTTGAAGGAAGTCCAGGAAAACGCCCTCGCGCTGGCGACGATCATCGCGCTGGGAGTCGTGTCAAACCTCGTCGGCCCGCGTATCGTCATGATCGTGGCGCCGATAATCGTGCTGCTGCCGGTTATCTGGCTGCTCCGCTACAGCTTCAAGCGCGAGGACCAGCCCATGATGACTCGACGGGAGGCGTTCGCGCTCCTCACCTCTGGTGAGGAGTCGCTGCCAGCAGACACATAA
- a CDS encoding DUF4203 domain-containing protein, whose protein sequence is MADIIIGLILGAFGLLVCLAGLRVFFVALPIIGFVAGFYAGAAAIAAITNGSFLGDLTAVIVGFVVGVVFGTLAYLFWYLGALLSAGSTGALIGSGAMKAIGVSSGWVIFLIAAAVAIVFFAIAFLLALPVYVVVINTAFVGAAAAVTGLLLIINKIDRVDLHYGLAWATVNESWFWLIIWIVAAVVGILYQLQSIKAVVLPEDRWTRAEPA, encoded by the coding sequence GTGGCCGACATCATTATCGGTCTCATTCTCGGCGCGTTCGGTCTCCTCGTCTGTCTAGCTGGTCTCCGGGTATTCTTCGTGGCACTGCCGATTATCGGCTTTGTCGCGGGATTCTACGCGGGCGCGGCAGCGATTGCCGCGATCACCAATGGCAGCTTCCTTGGAGATCTGACGGCGGTCATCGTGGGGTTCGTTGTCGGCGTCGTCTTTGGCACGCTGGCGTATCTCTTCTGGTATCTCGGCGCGCTGCTCTCGGCCGGCTCAACCGGCGCGCTGATCGGCTCGGGCGCTATGAAGGCCATCGGCGTTAGCTCGGGCTGGGTCATCTTCCTGATCGCCGCCGCCGTCGCGATCGTCTTCTTCGCCATCGCATTCCTGCTGGCGTTGCCGGTCTATGTCGTCGTCATCAACACTGCGTTCGTCGGCGCTGCGGCCGCCGTCACCGGGCTACTTCTGATCATCAACAAGATCGACAGAGTGGACCTGCATTACGGGCTCGCCTGGGCCACCGTGAACGAGTCGTGGTTCTGGCTCATCATCTGGATCGTCGCCGCGGTGGTCGGCATCCTCTATCAGCTCCAGTCGATCAAGGCAGTTGTTCTGCCCGAAGATCGCTGGACGCGGGCCGAGCCTGCCTGA